The Rhodopirellula bahusiensis genome includes a window with the following:
- the sucC gene encoding ADP-forming succinate--CoA ligase subunit beta, with the protein MKIHEYQGKQLFRTAGVPVLEGHMVTTPDEAAAAYDKLGGKIAVVKAQIHAGGRGKGNVIDNPDQKGVVLVKSAEEAKAAAEGLLGNKLVTIQTGPEGQTVSKVFVEAGCDIARELYLGIVVDRGSSKPVLMVSTEGGVEIETVAEETPELIFKEHFDPAIGLDGYQVRKLCKKLGIEGAAAKSAYKFMTAMCRFFVDFDCEMAEINPLVITGDGEMVALDAKIIFDENAMFRHKDLEELRDLSEEEESEMRAKKAGLSYVKLDGNIACLVNGAGLAMSTMDIIKYHGGEPANFLDVGGGANAAQVTEAFRILLSDPNCKGVLVNIFGGIARCTTIAGALITASKEVGFNVPLVVRLEGTEVEEGRKMLAESDVDIINAMDLTDAAKKIVAATA; encoded by the coding sequence ATGAAAATTCACGAGTATCAAGGCAAACAGCTTTTCCGAACCGCCGGCGTTCCGGTCCTGGAAGGGCACATGGTGACGACGCCTGACGAAGCAGCTGCCGCATACGACAAGCTCGGTGGCAAAATCGCAGTCGTCAAGGCTCAGATTCACGCTGGCGGGCGTGGCAAAGGCAATGTCATCGACAACCCAGACCAAAAGGGCGTCGTTCTGGTCAAATCGGCCGAAGAAGCCAAAGCGGCAGCCGAGGGATTGTTGGGCAACAAGTTGGTCACCATTCAAACCGGGCCCGAAGGCCAAACGGTTTCGAAGGTCTTCGTCGAAGCCGGATGCGATATTGCTCGCGAATTGTATTTGGGCATCGTGGTCGACCGCGGCAGCAGCAAGCCTGTCTTGATGGTTAGCACCGAAGGCGGTGTGGAGATCGAAACGGTTGCCGAAGAAACACCGGAACTGATCTTCAAAGAGCACTTCGATCCCGCGATCGGGCTGGATGGTTACCAAGTTCGCAAGCTTTGCAAGAAGCTCGGCATCGAAGGGGCAGCGGCCAAGAGTGCATATAAGTTCATGACCGCGATGTGCCGCTTCTTCGTCGATTTCGATTGCGAAATGGCTGAGATTAACCCGCTCGTGATCACCGGCGACGGCGAAATGGTGGCTCTGGATGCGAAGATCATCTTCGACGAGAACGCGATGTTCCGTCACAAGGACTTGGAAGAGCTGCGTGACCTCAGCGAAGAAGAAGAGTCCGAAATGCGGGCCAAAAAGGCTGGGCTCAGCTACGTCAAGCTCGATGGCAACATCGCATGTTTGGTCAACGGAGCCGGGCTGGCGATGTCGACGATGGACATCATCAAGTACCACGGCGGCGAACCTGCCAACTTCTTGGATGTCGGTGGTGGAGCCAACGCGGCTCAGGTGACCGAAGCGTTCCGGATCCTGTTGTCCGATCCCAACTGCAAGGGTGTTTTGGTCAACATTTTCGGCGGCATCGCTCGTTGCACAACGATCGCGGGTGCGTTGATCACGGCCAGCAAAGAAGTCGGGTTCAACGTGCCTTTGGTGGTGCGATTGGAAGGAACCGAAGTCGAGGAAGGCCGCAAAATGCTGGCGGAAAGCGACGTCGACATCATCAATGCGATGGATTTGACCGACGCGGCGAAAAAAATCGTCGCAGCGACTGCGTGA